In the genome of Opitutia bacterium KCR 482, one region contains:
- a CDS encoding LptA/OstA family protein, whose translation MMPKNLPIILFVLAAAVCPASGARQTTMLPGTVSNFELPNFDENTGVKEWELFGDRAKYVDENRVDIDGIRLDLFEGKSDAVLRATIKSPSARVNPTTKISESPDELSVSSADFDMTGKKWKWFGDPRFVEVFSDVDISVKGGKSPDTKLKSDYASLDYKGRANVFVLRGAVSVKNSEMDLSCGKIELDAAKSGGGIGKITASENVDMTRDGRRARAGRAEIFPQTGRANLAGNPQITDIASKAKLGGARMLLDRGAQKVEAYSDRTTRAKAEVFHAEKDGSENRIDIYADKIVMYRKDGKTMFDIDGDVKIAADDFNATCGKLRAAASDSDSGKAKLEHITGYDKIRFASDDGIATGALLEIFPEKSEIRLSGDARLDNPKRGTTLQADTVVFVRNANRGLALSEGKKSFVRVSLAESADVGAALGAASGGKSAKTKTRVKSRVLAFSKDGKATKFEFRRDVSIESADISANCQKLDVFAESDDAGATTAKKIAASDGVSIRQKSYSAQAENAVIYPRLKMKGAGGTEKKPHKFVELSTDPAKPDKRPTIVLPPFRNIGMKDSESAAKIASSKTVIKSDKQWLTSSDKDDRYYFQGNVKVSGTDTEASCGKIEVVMRAPKSGAQKEITQIAMTENVKLDQGLKEVRCGRADIYADEQMLVLEDSPVVINREDNSRLSGHRIVYNKGSQSVAVEGEASPAPAQAPSGGFVRPTTPDEDDEAPSRPTIKLPVKRK comes from the coding sequence ATGATGCCGAAAAATCTTCCGATAATACTTTTTGTTTTAGCCGCCGCGGTGTGCCCCGCTTCGGGCGCGCGCCAGACGACAATGCTCCCCGGCACGGTCTCGAATTTCGAGCTTCCGAATTTCGACGAAAACACGGGCGTAAAAGAGTGGGAGCTTTTCGGCGACCGCGCAAAATATGTGGACGAAAACCGCGTGGACATCGACGGAATAAGGCTCGACCTCTTCGAGGGGAAGTCGGACGCAGTCCTTCGCGCCACTATAAAAAGCCCGTCGGCGAGGGTAAACCCGACGACGAAGATTTCGGAAAGCCCGGACGAGCTTTCGGTCTCCTCCGCCGATTTCGACATGACGGGGAAAAAATGGAAATGGTTCGGCGACCCGCGCTTTGTGGAGGTTTTCTCCGACGTGGACATTTCCGTAAAGGGCGGCAAATCGCCCGACACAAAGCTTAAAAGCGACTACGCGAGCCTCGACTACAAGGGCAGGGCGAACGTGTTTGTGCTTCGCGGCGCGGTGTCGGTCAAAAATTCCGAGATGGATTTAAGCTGCGGGAAAATCGAGCTTGACGCCGCAAAATCGGGCGGCGGCATAGGCAAAATCACGGCGTCCGAAAACGTGGACATGACGCGCGACGGGCGCAGGGCGCGCGCCGGACGCGCAGAAATCTTCCCGCAGACGGGGCGGGCGAACCTCGCGGGGAATCCGCAAATTACGGACATCGCAAGCAAGGCGAAGCTCGGCGGGGCGCGTATGCTCCTCGACCGCGGGGCGCAGAAAGTGGAAGCGTACTCCGACAGGACAACCCGCGCCAAGGCGGAGGTTTTCCACGCCGAAAAGGACGGCTCGGAAAACAGAATCGACATCTACGCCGACAAAATCGTCATGTACCGCAAGGACGGCAAAACCATGTTCGACATAGACGGCGACGTCAAAATTGCGGCGGACGACTTCAACGCGACATGCGGAAAGCTCCGCGCGGCGGCGTCGGACTCGGACAGCGGAAAGGCGAAGCTCGAACACATCACGGGCTACGATAAAATCCGCTTCGCAAGCGACGACGGAATCGCGACGGGCGCGCTGCTCGAAATCTTCCCCGAAAAATCCGAAATCCGCCTGTCGGGCGACGCGCGGCTCGACAACCCCAAGCGCGGCACGACGCTCCAAGCCGACACCGTCGTATTCGTCCGCAACGCAAACAGGGGGCTTGCGCTTTCGGAGGGCAAAAAATCTTTCGTGAGGGTCTCGCTTGCGGAGTCGGCGGACGTCGGCGCGGCTCTCGGCGCGGCGTCGGGCGGAAAATCCGCAAAGACGAAAACAAGAGTGAAGTCGCGCGTGCTGGCGTTCTCGAAGGACGGCAAGGCGACGAAGTTCGAGTTCAGGCGCGACGTGTCAATCGAGTCGGCGGACATCTCCGCGAACTGCCAGAAGCTCGACGTCTTCGCCGAATCCGACGACGCGGGCGCGACCACGGCAAAGAAAATAGCGGCAAGCGACGGCGTTTCAATCAGGCAGAAATCGTACTCCGCGCAGGCGGAAAACGCCGTAATCTATCCGCGCCTGAAAATGAAGGGCGCGGGCGGCACGGAAAAGAAGCCGCACAAATTCGTCGAGCTTTCGACCGATCCGGCGAAGCCAGACAAACGCCCGACTATCGTGCTTCCTCCGTTTAGAAACATCGGCATGAAAGATTCGGAAAGCGCGGCGAAAATCGCGTCGTCGAAAACCGTAATCAAAAGCGACAAACAGTGGCTTACAAGCTCCGACAAGGACGACCGCTACTATTTTCAGGGCAACGTAAAGGTGAGCGGCACCGATACCGAGGCGTCGTGCGGCAAGATTGAGGTTGTGATGCGCGCGCCGAAATCGGGAGCGCAAAAGGAAATCACGCAGATTGCCATGACCGAAAACGTGAAGCTCGACCAGGGGCTGAAAGAGGTCAGGTGCGGACGCGCCGACATCTACGCCGACGAGCAGATGCTTGTGCTTGAAGACAGCCCCGTTGTGATAAACCGAGAGGACAACTCCCGCCTGTCGGGGCACAGAATAGTCTACAACAAAGGCTCGCAGTCGGTGGCGGTCGAGGGCGAGGCGTCGCCCGCTCCCGCGCAGGCTCCCTCGGGCGGATTCGTCCGCCCGACGACCCCCGACGAGGACGACGAAGCTCCCTCGCGCCCGACGATAAAGCTCCCCGTAAAGCGCAAGTAG
- the elbB gene encoding isoprenoid biosynthesis glyoxalase ElbB codes for MKNKTAAIVLSGCGVFDGSEIHEAVITLLNLQKLGAKTAFFAPDIPQSDTVNHADGSPESGARSVLAESARIARGEISALSEFRAEDFDILVFPGGFGAAKNLSDFAFRGADMSVNAEVDAAVKAMVSAGKPVGFVCISPVIGAKSIGGGVKLTIGRDPQTAEAIRALGGEHVECAADGFVCDSERNVFSTPAYMLAADTVQIDRGVGAMLAAMLKSAK; via the coding sequence ATGAAAAACAAAACCGCCGCAATAGTACTGTCGGGTTGCGGAGTCTTCGACGGCTCCGAAATCCACGAAGCCGTGATAACACTTTTGAACCTTCAAAAACTCGGCGCAAAGACGGCGTTTTTTGCGCCCGACATTCCGCAGTCGGATACCGTAAACCACGCGGACGGCTCGCCCGAAAGCGGCGCGCGCAGCGTGCTTGCGGAGTCCGCAAGAATCGCCCGCGGCGAAATCTCCGCTCTGTCGGAATTCCGCGCGGAAGACTTCGACATTCTCGTTTTCCCCGGCGGCTTCGGCGCGGCGAAAAACCTTTCGGACTTCGCGTTCAGGGGTGCGGACATGTCGGTAAACGCCGAGGTTGACGCGGCGGTAAAGGCGATGGTTTCGGCGGGCAAGCCCGTGGGCTTCGTCTGCATTTCGCCCGTAATCGGGGCGAAGTCGATAGGCGGCGGCGTCAAGCTTACGATAGGGCGCGACCCGCAGACGGCGGAGGCTATCCGCGCGCTCGGCGGCGAGCACGTCGAATGCGCCGCCGACGGCTTCGTTTGCGACTCCGAAAGGAACGTTTTTTCAACTCCCGCGTACATGCTCGCCGCCGATACCGTGCAAATCGACAGGGGCGTCGGGGCGATGTTGGCGGCAATGTTAAAATCAGCAAAATGA
- a CDS encoding peptidylprolyl isomerase encodes MKTGFFTAAFAMLALAASQTFAQGLLRPDNKRVLGTNNIIAVVEDRVITRAEVMKEVEPFIPQIRAAARSEFEFTSRVNAYVREIVQNMVDRELIVKEFKSKGMTIPQSYLDTHFDDYLNREFNGDRAEFVKFVQAQGKTIKQFRAEQEKDIIVGYMQGQKRQTVSEISPAKIKEYYDANKSKWYSPASVKIRLITLKTGMYASIDENRKLAAEIVERLKKGEDFAELAKRFSKDDSSTKGGDWGWYKKGELNPVLDREVFALKVGEITKPTEIGDMIFILKVEDKKNEGVQSIDDVREQIEWTIVEQNGKAMYQKWLEGLRRNAYVKYYE; translated from the coding sequence ATGAAGACAGGATTTTTTACCGCAGCCTTTGCAATGCTAGCGCTCGCCGCCAGCCAGACTTTTGCGCAGGGGCTTCTGCGCCCCGACAACAAACGCGTGCTCGGCACAAACAACATCATCGCGGTCGTCGAAGACAGGGTCATCACGCGCGCGGAGGTCATGAAGGAGGTCGAGCCGTTCATTCCGCAAATCCGCGCGGCGGCGCGTTCCGAGTTCGAGTTCACCAGCCGCGTAAACGCCTACGTGCGCGAAATCGTCCAGAACATGGTTGACCGCGAGCTTATCGTAAAGGAGTTCAAGTCGAAGGGCATGACCATTCCGCAGTCCTACCTCGACACGCATTTCGACGACTACCTCAACCGCGAGTTCAACGGCGACCGCGCCGAGTTCGTCAAGTTCGTGCAGGCGCAGGGCAAGACAATAAAGCAGTTCCGCGCCGAGCAGGAAAAGGACATCATCGTGGGCTACATGCAGGGGCAGAAACGCCAGACGGTGTCGGAAATCAGCCCCGCGAAAATCAAGGAGTACTACGACGCCAACAAGTCCAAATGGTACTCTCCCGCGAGCGTGAAAATCAGGCTTATTACCCTCAAAACGGGCATGTATGCAAGCATCGACGAAAACCGCAAGCTCGCCGCCGAAATCGTCGAACGACTCAAAAAGGGCGAGGACTTCGCCGAGCTTGCCAAGCGTTTCAGCAAGGACGACAGCTCCACTAAGGGCGGCGACTGGGGCTGGTACAAAAAGGGCGAACTCAACCCCGTTCTCGACCGCGAGGTATTTGCTCTCAAAGTCGGCGAGATTACAAAGCCCACGGAAATAGGCGATATGATTTTCATTCTCAAAGTGGAGGACAAAAAGAACGAGGGCGTGCAGTCCATCGACGATGTGCGCGAGCAGATTGAATGGACAATCGTCGAGCAGAACGGCAAGGCAATGTACCAGAAATGGCTCGAAGGTCTGCGCCGCAACGCCTACGTCAAATACTACGAATAG
- a CDS encoding MBL fold metallo-hydrolase, with amino-acid sequence MKITFLGTGTSQGVPVIGGTNRGLDLSNPKNWRTRTSAYIELSSCSILVDASPELRIQCLKNGIDFADIFILTHGHADHIAGMDDLRRFCDKIDGNVLPVYSNDYGLERIRAMFPYALDQHPHSKGYPCFAVNKMPETLELPNGATVKSVELPHGPVKTLGLVFEDCGKKLAYFTDCKMLSPRAIELAKNADLLAIDALRPQEHPSHLSVEEAIEYTREISPKVSYFIHTTGRLDYGEWEPNLPAPCHMAYDGLSVEI; translated from the coding sequence ATGAAAATCACGTTTCTCGGAACGGGCACTTCCCAGGGCGTGCCCGTCATAGGCGGAACGAACCGCGGCTTGGATTTGTCCAACCCCAAAAACTGGCGCACCCGCACGAGCGCGTACATAGAGCTTTCGTCGTGCTCGATTCTCGTGGACGCCTCGCCCGAGCTGCGCATTCAGTGCCTGAAAAACGGAATCGACTTCGCCGACATCTTCATTCTGACGCATGGACACGCCGACCACATCGCGGGTATGGACGACCTCCGCAGATTCTGCGACAAAATCGACGGCAACGTCCTCCCCGTCTATTCCAACGACTACGGCTTGGAGCGCATACGCGCAATGTTCCCCTACGCCCTCGACCAGCACCCGCATTCGAAAGGCTACCCGTGCTTTGCCGTAAACAAAATGCCGGAGACTCTCGAACTGCCAAACGGCGCGACGGTGAAGTCGGTAGAGCTTCCGCACGGGCCCGTAAAGACGCTCGGTCTTGTGTTTGAGGACTGCGGCAAAAAGCTCGCCTATTTTACCGACTGCAAAATGCTTTCGCCCCGCGCGATAGAGCTTGCAAAAAACGCCGACCTGCTCGCCATAGACGCCCTGCGCCCGCAGGAGCACCCGTCGCACCTGAGCGTGGAGGAGGCAATAGAATACACGCGCGAGATTTCGCCAAAAGTGTCGTATTTCATACACACCACGGGCAGGCTCGACTACGGCGAATGGGAACCGAACCTCCCTGCGCCGTGTCATATGGCGTACGACGGGCTGTCCGTCGAAATTTAG